The Sesamum indicum cultivar Zhongzhi No. 13 linkage group LG6, S_indicum_v1.0, whole genome shotgun sequence genome has a segment encoding these proteins:
- the LOC105163943 gene encoding uncharacterized protein LOC105163943, with amino-acid sequence MAAALECWSSRASTDEDMVEQVLMRTQDRSECPPENNPSSSSSASSSSSSSSSAATLRESSALQKRFQKLSRNVSEAIASLKNTLNLDSAREPPASTPSSCRRQVWGSVVRSLTQLYPGSQLPEKLVSNLRKHYDSLPLSYAQAGFEMKDVFLHIKLIEQASVEDQPAIMIQEISDEEVNANGSVFKLTFACNSAISWPAMSGALDSSSICCKKLQIFEKKGFTLGIVMLLVQSGQEKMFKSRIENALKLALKKPKNNTIKLPFGLCGCQEENTKGRDLGDIEEDCGGDQNYRNGGENSDSKLQLKVPLPNDSIVVSVDEWQTVISGKDEIGKWLLSYDAVEIGDQIGPSTFKGVYKGKRVGIEKLKGCDKGNAYEFELRKDLLELMTCGHKNILQFHGVCVDENHGLCIVTKLMEGGSVHELIMKNKKLQTKEILRIVTDVAEGIKFMNDHGVPYRDLNTQRILLDKRGNACLGDMGIVAACKSVGEAMEYETDGYRWLAPEIISGDPENVTETWMSNAYSFGMIIWEMVTGEIAYSAYSPVQAAVGIAACGLRPEIPESCPQILRSLMIKCWNNSPSKRPQFSEILSTLSRFSCNNMNMSKS; translated from the exons ATGGCTGCCGCTCTGGAGTGCTGGTCGAGCCGGGCAAGTACCGACGAGGACATGGTGGAGCAAGTGCTTATGCGAACTCAGGACAGATCCGAGTGCCCCCCGGAGAACAACccatcttcctcttcctccgcATCTTCCTCATCCTCCTCATCTTCCTCCGCCGCCACTCTTCGAGAGTCCTCCGCCCTGCAGAAACGGTTCCAGAAGCTGAGCCGCAATGTGTCGGAGGCCATCGCCTCGTTGAAGAACACTTTGAACCTCGACTCGGCTCGTGAGCCTCCGGCGTCCACACCGTCGAGCTGCCGGAGACAGGTGTGGGGTAGTGTTGTACGGAGCTTGACGCAGTTGTACCCCGGCAGCCAACTTCCGGAGAAATTGGTCTCAAATCTTCGCAAACATTACGATTCTTTGCCACTCAg CTACGCGCAAGCGGGTTTTGAGATGAAAGATGTGTTTTTGCACATAAAGTTGATAGAGCAAGCATCGGTAGAGGACCAGCCAGCGATAATGATTCAGGAAATCTCTGATGAAGAAGTGAATGCCAATGGCTCTGTGTTTAAGCTTACATTTGCTTGTAATTCTGCTATTTCATGGCCAGCCATGTCGGGGGCACTCGATAGTTCTTCGATTTGCTGTAAAAAGTTACAGATCTTTGAGAAGAAGGGGTTCACTCTGGGAATTGTTATGCTGTTAGTTCAGTCAGGGCAGGAGAAAATGTTCAAATCCCGGATCGAAAATGCACTTAAATTGGCTTTAAAGAAGCCGAAAAATAATACCATTAAGCTCCCGTTTGGACTCTGCGGATGCCAAGAGGAGAACACTAAAGGGAGGGATCTTGGAGATATCGAAGAGGATTGTGGGGGTGACCAGAACTACAGAAATGGAGGAGAGAATTCGGACTCAAAACTTCAGCTTAAAGTGCCTTTGCCCAATGATTCCATTGTTGTTTCTGTGGATGAGTGGCAAACTGTGATTTCGGGGAAAGATGAGATTGGGAAGTGGCTGCTGAGTTATGATGCTGTTGAGATTGGAGATCAGATTGGACCGAGCACATTTAAGGGAGTGTATAAGGGTAAAAGAGTTGGGATTGAGAAGCTCAAGGGTTGTGATAAAGGAAATGCCTATGAGTTTGAGTTGAGGAAAGATTTGTTGGAATTGATGACATGTGGGCACAAAAATATCTTACAGTTTCATGGGGTTTGTGTTGACGAGAATCACGGGTTATGTATTGTGACTAAGTTAATGGAAGGAGGGTCTGTTCATGAATTGATAATGAAGAATAAGAAGCTTCagacaaaagaaatattgagGATTGTGACGGATGTTGCCGAGGGGATTAAGTTCATGAACGATCATGGAGTTCCCTATAGGGACTTAAATACACAGAGAATCTTATTAGATAAACGCGGCAATGCTTGCTTGGGGGATATGGGAATAGTTGCTGCTTGCAAGAGTGTTGGTGAGGCTATGGAGTACGAAACTGATGGTTATAGGTGGCTTGCTCCAGAG ATCATTTCGGGTGATCCAGAGAACGTCACTGAGACGTGGATGAGCAATGCATACAGTTTTGGGATGATAATATGGGAGATGGTGACTGGTGAGATTGCTTATTCTGCATATTCACCGGTGCAGGCTGCAGTCGGGATCGCAGCCTGTGGACTCAGACCTGAAATTCCCGAGTCCTGCCCACAGATCCTGCGATCACTGATGATAAAATGCTGGAACAATAGCCCTTCAAAGCGTCCACAGTTCTCGGAAATTTTATCAACGCTGTCGCGCTTCAGCTGCAACAACATGAATATGTCTAAGTCGTAA